A single Mangifera indica cultivar Alphonso chromosome 20, CATAS_Mindica_2.1, whole genome shotgun sequence DNA region contains:
- the LOC123204900 gene encoding ankyrin repeat-containing protein BDA1-like → MEGPSSMVRVDTLRNLQSLAKEGDVEALFSILEEDPNVLERIDQVPFVTTPLHTAAREGKIHFAKEILNLKPSFARKRDHLGRSPLHLALEGKHLQKGLSPRDLDLEKYQELVTWLIKHDSEVVRVKAKGMVTPLHYAAQVDDASSLAEFLSVCPSSIEELTVKSETAVHVAIKNESLKVFDALLQWLRHVNKEEILNWKDEEGNNALDTALSANQSDMVEQLLGYMREDIENSKGSTALDICSEENEAVRDNPLAARAKRACDLCCPSLNIPVAVMKFPSRLSLAKIILKSPGQVYQSVGKIPLEMRNVLLVVATLVATATYQAALSPPGGYWQDDGNQLPVANNTGISNTTTSAISNTNTTTAISNTTTTAISNTTTAVFGSEPSEQHRAGNMILGSITQLVFLASNSLAFFTSVCLILTIIAELPFLEINVLMISLMVASYFISIFDTFHPTESNSVKSASIIILSAGICAAYVIAFYLSRAGVKMRQGRVKT, encoded by the exons ATGGAAGGCCCCAGCAGCATGGTGAGAGTTGATACGTTGCGGAATCTACAGAGCCTGGCCAAGGAAGGAGATGTGGAAGCATTATTTTCAATACTTGAAGAGGATCCCAACGTTTTAGAGCGTATTGATCAAGTACCATTTGTGACTACTCCCTTGCATACAGCTGCAAGGGAGGGAAAGATCCATTTCGCCAAGGAGATACTAAACTTAAAGCCTTCATTTGCTAGGAAGCGAGATCATCTTGGGCGTAGCCCCCTCCACTTGGCTTTGGAGGGAAAACACCTGCAGAAAGGGCTTAGTCCCCGTGATTTGGATTTGGAGAAGTACCAGGAACTTGTAACATGGTTGATAAAACATGACAGTGAGGTTGTTCGTGTTAAAGCAAAGGGGATGGTTACTCCTCTGCACTATGCAGCTCAAGTAGACGATGCATCCAGTTTGGCTGAGTTTTTGTCTGTTTGTCCCTCATCAATCGAAGAGTTGACTGTTAAATCTGAAACTGCTGTCCATGTCGCCATAAAAAACGAGAGTTTGAAAGTCTTTGACGCCTTGTTACAATGGCTTCGACACGTCAACAAAGAGGAGATCCTGAACTGGAAGGACGAGGAAGGAAACAATGCATTGGATACGGCATTATCTGCAAATCAATCTGAC ATGGTGGAGCAGTTGCTTGGATATATGAGAGAGGATATAGAGAACAGTAAAGGTTCGACAGCTTTGGATATCTGCTCTGAGGAAAATGAAGCTGTTAGGGACAATCCACTTGCTGCTAGAGCTAAAAGAGCATGTGATCTCTGTTGTCCTTCACTAAATATTCCAGTAGCAGTCATGAAGTTTCCTAGTCGCTTATCGCTAGCAAAAATAATTCTGAAAAGCCCTGGGCAGGTATACCAAAGCGTTGGTAAAATTCCCCTTGAAATGAGAAATGTACTACTTGTGGTAGCTACATTGGTAGCCACAGCTACCTATCAAGCTGCACTGAGCCCCCCCGGAGGATATTGGCAAGATGACGGCAATCAGCTGCCTGTAGCCAACAACACTGGTATCAGTAACACCACCACCTCTGCTATCAGTAACACCAACACCACCACCGCTATCAGtaacaccaccaccaccgctATCAGTAACACCACCACCGCCGTCTTTGGTTCAGAGCCTTCTGAACAACACCGTGCAGGGAATATGATTCTGGGGTCTATTACCCAATTAGTATTTTTGGCAAGTAATTCTTTGGCTTTTTTTACGTCGGTGTGCTTAATTTTGACTATCATAGCTGAGCTCCCATTTTTGGAAATCAATGTTCTAATGATATCTCTGATGGTAGCTTcgtattttatttctatttttgacACTTTTCACCCCACCGAAAGTAACTCTGTAAAGTCTGCGTCTATCATTATTCTGTCTGCAGGTATTTGTGCAGCATATGTTATTGCATTTTATTTAAGCAGAGCCGGTGTAAAGATGCGACAAGGTAGGGTGAAAACTTAG
- the LOC123204369 gene encoding ankyrin repeat-containing protein BDA1-like, with protein MVTPLHYAVKLDDESSLADFLYVCPLSIEDLTVKSETAVHVTLKNGSLKAFKVLLGWLQCFNKEEILKWEDEEGNNALHTAVSANQPEMAKLLIGYMNVNIKNRKVLTALDIFYDRQGQGLVDAAVGDILLAAKAKSASQLHHPSLRDSRKISLVEYFSGGLSFSARIAKRFSQDFSS; from the exons ATGGTTACTCCTTTGCACTATGCAGTTAAACTAGACGATGAATCCAGTTTGGCTgactttttgtatgtttgtccaTTATCAATCGAAGATTTGACTGTTAAATCTGAAACTGCTGTACATGTCACCCTCAAAAACGGGAGTTTAAAAGCCTTTAAAGTCCTGTTAGGATGGCTTCAATGCTTCAACAAAGAAGAGATTCTGAAGTGGGAGGACGAAGAAGGAAACAATGCATTGCATACTGCAGTATCTGCAAATCAACCTGAG ATGGCGAAGCTGTTGATTGGATACATGAACGTGAATATAAAGAACAGAAAAGTTTTGACAGCTTTGGACATCTTCTACGATCGCCAAGGTCAAGGTTTGGTAGATGCAGCAGTTGGGGACATTCTACTTGCTGCTAAAGCTAAAAGTGCATCTCAACTCCATCATCCGTCTTTAAGAGATTCACGAAAAATTTCACTAGTTGAGTACTTTTCTGGGGGCTTGTCGTTTTCAGCAAGAATTGCGAAAAGATTTAGTCAGG atttttcttcttaa